The genomic segment ATCGACGTCAAAGAGATCGTCAACACCAACACATTCGATCTCAAGGTCGCTCAGTCTGGTGTTGGCTGGCTGCAAGATCTGCACGCCATGACAGTCCGCGAGGTAAGATTCCATCTGAAGCTATCCACTTATACATCGCAAGATAAAATATGCTGACACTCGATGCTACAGGTCAATGGGCGTAAGGCAGTCACACCAAAGCCAGAGACGGAGGAGTACAACGTCCGCAACTTCATCTACACAAGGACACGGCCATTCCATCCTAGACGTCTCTGGTCTCTACTGTACGACAAGTTCATCTTGCAAATGGAGGAGCCCGAAGGCGATGAAGACGAAGATGCCATGGACGAAGATGATGACGCTGACATGAGCGGCGAGGAGGCCGATGAGACGGAGGATGAGGAATGGGAAGATGATGACTCAGAAGCGGACGAAGCTGATGACGAGGATGCTGACATGGAAGATCCCCTCGAGCCTCCCTCTAACGAAGTCATCCTCGCCAACAAGACTGCCAACCCCCTCTTCAACCGGCTCTTCCGCTCGAAAGGAGAGTTCTTCCTCGCGACGCGACCGCACAGGGCAGGAGACTGGTCTCAAGCGGGCGCGATGCTTACAATGACCGGCGGTCGCCCGTGGTTCTGCACGCTTGACCCTGGTGACTACCTCACCGGCGACAGCGAAGTGGACGCCCTTGTCACGCACGACATCAAGAAGGGCGGCGAGTGGGGTGACCGCCGCCAGGAAATGGTGTTCATCGGGGAGAAACTGGACATCAAGGGGTTGGAGGCTGCGCTGGATGCGTGTTTGCTTAATGACGAGGAATGGAGGAAGTGGCAGAAGGTGATGAGGAATAAGAAATGGGACGATGAGAAGAAGAGGGATAAGTTACAAGACTTGTTTGACGATGGGTTCCCGGACTGGACAGAGGACGGGGAGGATCATGAGGGACACGATCATGCCTGATGGTGGATTCAAATTGGTTCGAGGAAGAGATAGACAACACAAAGTAAAAGTTATAGATTTGCTTCAGTCTGAGTTATCAAGTGAGATGGTAGTTACGATTATCCACGTGCATGCTTACAAACCTACGATACTTGAAGAGTTCGACTGAGGCGACGACGGCCGGGGAAAGCAGAGTGGGAAAGTGCGCTATCTGGAAGATCGCGTACGCACGGCGGGTTGTCAAAATACGGAGCCTTCTGTCAGCTCATCTGTCAGCAATGGCTCTGTTGATTGAAAGCAATATCAATAGTATAGCCTCGAGACAGCAGATTCTTGGCTAGAAGCTGGCAACGCCTAGTGTGTAGTAAATGAAGTAGAGTTGTCAGCGAGAGTGATGAGACGAGCTAAAA from the Colletotrichum lupini chromosome 3, complete sequence genome contains:
- a CDS encoding CobW/HypB/UreG produces the protein MGKKLSASSTKPRTGAVVVPATTQPKLTDEVPKLVRQDSGVDITKPGQGKPLPVTLLSGFLGSGKTTLLQHILKSDHGLRIAVIVNDIGAVNVDASLIKKSHRLTKTEEKVIALQNGCICCTLRGDLLEELVNLSELHEFDYVIIESSGISEPEQVAETFDARLAEQMGTMGEGPEGLDEDTMKLLKRLADAGGVDKFARLDTTVTVIDAFTIFNDFHTSDLLSSRRDDVVPEDERTVSDLMVDQIEFADVIVLNKIDMVTKDDRARVLDLIKKLNPRAKILESSHSKIDVKEIVNTNTFDLKVAQSGVGWLQDLHAMTVREVNGRKAVTPKPETEEYNVRNFIYTRTRPFHPRRLWSLLYDKFILQMEEPEGDEDEDAMDEDDDADMSGEEADETEDEEWEDDDSEADEADDEDADMEDPLEPPSNEVILANKTANPLFNRLFRSKGEFFLATRPHRAGDWSQAGAMLTMTGGRPWFCTLDPGDYLTGDSEVDALVTHDIKKGGEWGDRRQEMVFIGEKLDIKGLEAALDACLLNDEEWRKWQKVMRNKKWDDEKKRDKLQDLFDDGFPDWTEDGEDHEGHDHA